A section of the Paenibacillus odorifer genome encodes:
- a CDS encoding glycoside hydrolase family 13 protein has protein sequence MPHTWFLYHTSEDPFAYPVGTGILKLRLFTQAGQQLSCTVIYSDRYDSPGHEVPLQMERIGSAGVYEIHEAVIENPTKKCRYLFHVTNPAGEYVWYGERGASENRERAGSFQYAYLHHSEALKLPSWSMDAVTYQIYPSSYNEGTLQGISDKMPYLQQLGVNVVYMTPVFESPSEHKYNTSDYYKVDPVFGDMEGLKVLVSQAHRHGIKVILDAVFNHSGDRFFAFKDVLAKGELSPYKDWFFIHSFPVTQTPVPNYETFAKAEAHMPKLNMDNPDTANYMIEVAKYWVRETGIDGWRLDVANEVNPRFWSRFRQELKSEYPEILLIGEIMHASGPWLRGDQFDGGMNYVLRDAVLEFFAEQSTGPIRFMEQLLHQEALYNDQANSAMFQLLGSHDTLRFLTACKEGGRGWDHVSTAVERMMLAVFFQMTYIGIPMIYYGDEVGMEGATDPHCRKAMIWQEQAQNAVLHKWYQQLISLRKSHEVLRKGSFRPWFTDEVRNVFGYIRGVEHEKIGLIINNSPNPYQLELSPYRADKNELTDLLSGATFKNNNKLTVSIEPFGCLMLY, from the coding sequence ATGCCTCATACATGGTTTTTATATCATACAAGTGAAGATCCGTTTGCCTATCCTGTGGGTACGGGCATCTTGAAGCTCAGACTGTTCACGCAAGCTGGACAGCAATTATCCTGTACCGTCATCTACTCAGACCGTTATGATTCTCCGGGGCATGAAGTTCCTTTGCAGATGGAGCGGATTGGGTCGGCAGGTGTTTATGAGATACATGAAGCGGTCATTGAGAACCCTACGAAAAAATGCAGATATCTATTCCATGTAACTAATCCTGCGGGTGAATATGTCTGGTATGGAGAGAGAGGGGCGTCGGAGAACCGCGAACGTGCGGGTTCTTTTCAATATGCATATCTCCATCATTCTGAGGCGTTGAAGTTACCTTCATGGAGCATGGATGCAGTAACCTATCAAATCTATCCTAGCAGTTATAACGAAGGGACCTTACAAGGCATTTCTGACAAAATGCCCTACTTGCAACAGTTAGGAGTAAACGTTGTTTATATGACGCCTGTATTTGAGTCTCCTTCAGAGCATAAATATAATACCTCCGATTACTATAAGGTTGATCCAGTATTTGGGGATATGGAAGGATTGAAGGTGCTGGTCAGCCAGGCACACAGGCATGGAATCAAAGTGATTTTAGACGCTGTGTTTAATCATTCGGGAGACCGCTTTTTCGCGTTTAAAGATGTGTTGGCAAAAGGAGAGCTATCTCCGTATAAAGATTGGTTCTTCATTCATTCCTTTCCGGTTACGCAGACGCCCGTACCCAATTATGAAACGTTTGCCAAAGCTGAAGCGCATATGCCAAAGCTGAACATGGACAATCCGGATACGGCGAATTACATGATTGAGGTTGCGAAGTATTGGGTGCGCGAGACAGGGATTGACGGCTGGCGTCTGGATGTGGCCAATGAAGTTAATCCGCGTTTTTGGTCCCGGTTTCGGCAAGAGCTCAAATCTGAATATCCTGAAATCCTGCTGATCGGTGAGATTATGCATGCTTCTGGGCCATGGCTTAGAGGGGATCAGTTCGATGGAGGAATGAATTATGTGCTTCGTGATGCAGTGTTGGAATTTTTTGCGGAACAATCTACGGGGCCAATTCGCTTTATGGAGCAATTGCTCCATCAGGAGGCATTGTATAATGACCAGGCGAATTCGGCAATGTTTCAGTTGCTTGGCAGCCATGATACCCTGCGGTTTCTTACGGCATGTAAAGAAGGTGGGCGTGGTTGGGACCACGTGAGTACCGCTGTTGAACGTATGATGCTGGCTGTTTTTTTCCAGATGACCTATATCGGTATTCCAATGATCTATTACGGGGATGAGGTTGGGATGGAAGGGGCGACAGACCCCCACTGTAGAAAAGCTATGATATGGCAAGAACAAGCTCAGAATGCAGTGCTGCATAAGTGGTATCAACAATTGATTTCTCTGAGAAAAAGCCATGAAGTTCTGCGCAAAGGTTCGTTTCGTCCTTGGTTTACTGATGAAGTTCGTAATGTGTTTGGCTACATACGGGGTGTGGAGCACGAGAAGATAGGGCTGATTATCAATAATTCTCCAAACCCGTACCAACTAGAGCTTAGCCCATATCGAGCTGATAAGAACGAATTAACTGATTTATTGTCTGGAGCAACTTTTAAAAATAATAATAAGCTTACGGTCAGCATTGAACCTTTTGGCTGTTTGATGTTGTATTAA
- a CDS encoding LacI family DNA-binding transcriptional regulator, which yields MVTNTVLDYEGKTMKVTISDIAKAANVAKSTVSKVLNDSPKISQKTKHKVREIMKQMNYTPSSIATGLARQSSCNIGLLVDMSKESEFLNQFFYNIIGGIESVIAPLKYELTISNVQHSSPEGHFLNRLVFSKRVDGIIANNSVLTEELCEELNRLEFPYISIGEIMTPGSWVDFDNEAGGSMLTSHLIKQGYSKIAFTGGQQQEKIYTHRLSGYLQALQQADLADQQQWIINCKADEHESYHAALELLQSEDRPDSVVCMNSYVAFGVLQAAKSLDIHVPSQLGIAAFDEYPLSRYTTPPLTSLNIDTFQLGVSSGELLMQRIRNNNIPSRHLLLEPELIPRESTMRSQFPAGT from the coding sequence ATGGTTACAAATACCGTTCTGGATTATGAGGGGAAGACAATGAAAGTAACCATTTCTGATATTGCCAAAGCAGCCAATGTGGCTAAATCTACCGTATCCAAAGTATTAAACGATTCCCCAAAAATATCACAGAAAACGAAACACAAAGTTCGCGAAATTATGAAGCAGATGAACTATACACCAAGCAGTATCGCTACTGGATTAGCCAGACAAAGCAGCTGTAATATTGGTCTCCTGGTCGATATGTCCAAGGAAAGTGAATTTCTAAACCAGTTTTTCTACAACATCATCGGTGGAATAGAAAGTGTAATTGCGCCTTTAAAATACGAGCTGACTATTTCCAATGTGCAGCATAGTAGTCCGGAAGGACATTTTCTAAATAGACTTGTATTCAGCAAACGTGTCGACGGAATCATAGCGAATAACTCCGTACTTACGGAAGAGCTTTGCGAAGAACTGAACCGCTTGGAGTTTCCCTACATCTCCATCGGCGAAATTATGACTCCCGGAAGCTGGGTCGATTTCGATAATGAAGCAGGCGGCAGCATGCTGACCTCACATTTAATAAAGCAGGGGTATTCCAAAATAGCCTTCACAGGCGGGCAGCAGCAGGAAAAGATTTATACCCATCGTCTGAGTGGATATTTGCAAGCATTGCAGCAAGCAGATCTTGCGGATCAGCAGCAATGGATTATCAATTGTAAGGCTGATGAACATGAGAGCTATCATGCTGCACTTGAGCTTCTACAGAGCGAAGATCGACCAGACTCCGTAGTATGCATGAACAGCTATGTTGCCTTCGGGGTGCTTCAAGCTGCAAAATCACTGGATATTCATGTTCCATCACAGCTCGGCATCGCAGCTTTTGATGAATATCCTCTGTCCCGTTATACTACGCCACCTCTAACCTCTCTGAATATCGACACGTTCCAGCTGGGGGTATCTTCAGGCGAGCTGCTGATGCAACGCATTCGTAATAACAACATACCCTCTAGGCATTTGCTTCTCGAGCCAGAACTCATTCCTCGTGAGTCAACTATGAGATCCCAGTTCCCAGCGGGAACTTAG
- a CDS encoding carbohydrate binding domain-containing protein, with protein sequence MKRKLWYVPVLITSILLSTVINLFILAPQQADAASIGTINENDTIYQIMVDRFNDGDSSNNATGAAIRYGENSEEDFRYMKGGDWQGVIDKLSYIKNMGYTAIWISPVAEPQMTNRENNGSGKNTAYHGYNVKDPNAANPYFGTKEKLKELVDSAHAVGIKVVIDVVPNHIGDYMLGTQAYYDIPSLQPAAPFNNPAWYHHNGDINWSLADGRYDQWAQDYLENHDLGGLDDIDFDVPAAKKAVFDSIKGWFDYTGADGARVDAAKLMKPTDIGELQNYLGVNTFGENFDGNAEFVSRWVGNNKEWGMLDFPMFFSVLNSFAYGQSFDSNIKSTLAQDSYYNGNANHMVTFIDNHDRNRFLTEAGGSVDKLQNALTFIFTVRGTPVVFQGTEQNKGNGNGQIMTGGIADTWNRWSMVKRDANGNVLENYFNENASTYKHVAKLNEIRKNNPALRTGTQREMWSAQNLYAFSRRIDTGTNLGQEVISVFSNKSSGSQTVTIPLRAESSLAVGTVLYNQLNTSDTVTVQSGGATGKQITVTVGANAAKIYAKQQLPTDTVAPTVPTNVTATVQNASSALVSWTASTDNVGVTGYEIYRNGVKVGTSATTSYTDNGLSASTTYDYTVKAMDAAGNLSLLSAIASVTTPAGNSVTIYYKQGYTSPYIHYRPVGGTWTTSPGVAIPVSDVAGYNKITINIGSASQLEACFNNGSGTWDSNGGSNYLFSAGTWTYTPTGNIQSGGPVTPTPTVTPTPSPTVTPTPTVTPTPTPTVTPTPTPTPTVSPTSTPTPTLTPTPTPTPTPTPTATPTPTVTPTPTPTATPVGSTATIYYKNAAYSSSYIHYKLDGSTVWTTSPGEQLQASAFTGYKAVTIQLGTAAGLTAAFNNGSGTWDNNGGNNYHFAAGTWSMVNGNITAGEPQADSVTFRVTVPASTPVSGPVYLSGSFNSWNVADPNYQLTKGSDGIYSITLSLPAGTAIQYKVTRGAWTNVEVNSNGSDLSNRTLTPSGGAQTVNLTVQRWKDL encoded by the coding sequence ATGAAACGTAAGTTATGGTACGTGCCCGTTCTGATTACATCTATTCTTCTTTCTACTGTGATTAATTTATTCATCTTAGCGCCACAACAGGCAGATGCGGCCAGCATCGGTACGATTAACGAGAATGATACCATTTATCAGATTATGGTTGACCGGTTTAATGACGGGGACTCTTCCAACAATGCTACGGGAGCGGCAATTCGCTATGGCGAGAACTCTGAAGAAGATTTCCGTTATATGAAAGGCGGAGATTGGCAAGGGGTGATCGACAAGCTGTCTTATATTAAAAATATGGGCTACACCGCGATCTGGATTTCCCCAGTGGCGGAGCCGCAAATGACGAATCGGGAGAACAATGGCAGCGGTAAAAATACAGCGTATCACGGGTACAATGTTAAGGACCCTAACGCAGCCAATCCCTACTTTGGTACAAAGGAGAAGCTTAAGGAGTTAGTGGATTCCGCACATGCGGTTGGCATCAAGGTAGTGATCGACGTTGTGCCGAACCATATCGGGGATTATATGCTGGGTACCCAAGCCTACTATGATATCCCTAGTCTGCAGCCAGCAGCTCCTTTTAATAACCCGGCTTGGTATCACCATAATGGAGATATCAACTGGTCTTTGGCAGACGGAAGATACGATCAATGGGCACAGGATTACTTAGAAAATCATGATCTAGGCGGACTGGATGACATTGACTTCGATGTCCCTGCCGCTAAAAAAGCCGTATTTGATTCGATTAAAGGCTGGTTTGACTATACAGGAGCAGATGGTGCACGTGTAGACGCAGCCAAGCTGATGAAGCCGACTGATATTGGTGAACTGCAAAATTATCTGGGGGTTAATACCTTTGGCGAGAATTTTGACGGCAATGCTGAATTTGTCTCACGCTGGGTCGGCAACAACAAGGAGTGGGGCATGCTTGATTTCCCAATGTTCTTCTCCGTTCTAAATAGCTTCGCATATGGGCAGTCTTTTGACTCCAATATTAAAAGCACCTTGGCACAGGATTCCTACTACAACGGAAATGCCAATCACATGGTTACCTTTATCGACAATCATGACCGCAATCGTTTTCTCACAGAAGCTGGAGGAAGCGTAGATAAGCTGCAGAACGCTTTGACTTTTATTTTTACAGTGCGTGGAACACCCGTAGTCTTCCAAGGTACGGAACAGAACAAAGGCAATGGTAATGGACAGATTATGACGGGAGGCATCGCCGATACCTGGAACCGCTGGTCAATGGTGAAACGGGATGCAAACGGCAATGTATTAGAGAATTATTTTAATGAGAATGCCAGCACCTACAAGCACGTAGCCAAACTTAATGAGATTCGGAAAAATAATCCGGCACTCCGTACAGGCACTCAACGTGAAATGTGGTCTGCACAGAACTTATATGCTTTTTCACGTCGTATCGACACTGGAACTAATCTGGGGCAGGAAGTTATCTCCGTATTTAGTAATAAATCCAGCGGCTCGCAGACCGTTACCATTCCACTGCGTGCAGAGAGCAGCTTGGCAGTCGGGACGGTTCTTTATAACCAGTTGAACACTTCGGATACGGTAACTGTACAATCGGGTGGAGCAACTGGCAAGCAGATCACTGTAACCGTGGGTGCAAATGCAGCCAAAATTTATGCAAAACAACAGCTTCCTACAGATACAGTGGCTCCAACTGTACCAACTAACGTGACCGCAACTGTTCAAAATGCATCCAGTGCTTTAGTAAGCTGGACCGCTTCCACCGACAATGTAGGTGTGACCGGATATGAAATTTATCGCAACGGCGTCAAAGTGGGTACATCCGCAACTACTTCATATACGGATAACGGATTATCCGCCAGTACTACGTATGACTATACGGTAAAAGCAATGGATGCAGCAGGCAATCTATCCCTCCTTAGCGCGATTGCTTCAGTGACAACACCAGCGGGGAACAGTGTCACTATTTACTATAAGCAGGGCTATACCTCGCCTTATATTCATTATCGCCCTGTAGGAGGAACTTGGACGACATCACCAGGTGTGGCGATACCTGTCTCTGATGTAGCAGGCTACAACAAAATAACGATTAATATCGGCTCAGCCAGCCAGCTTGAAGCTTGCTTTAACAATGGCAGCGGTACTTGGGACAGTAACGGGGGCAGCAACTATTTATTTAGTGCCGGCACCTGGACTTATACACCAACTGGCAATATTCAATCGGGTGGACCAGTGACGCCGACACCAACGGTAACACCGACACCATCACCAACCGTAACGCCTACACCGACGGTAACGCCGACACCGACGCCAACCGTAACGCCAACACCGACACCGACGCCAACGGTATCGCCAACGTCAACACCGACACCAACGCTAACGCCGACACCAACGCCAACGCCAACGCCAACGCCAACGGCAACTCCGACACCGACCGTAACGCCTACACCAACGCCAACGGCAACACCTGTCGGCAGCACGGCAACGATCTATTATAAGAATGCGGCTTATAGCAGCTCTTATATCCATTATAAGCTCGATGGTTCAACGGTCTGGACGACGTCTCCAGGCGAGCAGCTCCAAGCTTCTGCTTTTACAGGATATAAGGCGGTTACGATTCAGCTGGGCACGGCAGCTGGGCTGACCGCAGCCTTTAATAATGGCAGTGGCACATGGGATAACAATGGCGGCAATAACTATCATTTTGCTGCGGGCACCTGGAGTATGGTGAATGGCAACATCACCGCAGGAGAACCACAAGCGGATAGTGTTACATTCCGAGTAACTGTTCCTGCGTCTACTCCTGTGAGTGGTCCCGTTTATCTCTCCGGCTCTTTCAATAGCTGGAATGTGGCAGATCCGAACTACCAACTGACGAAGGGCAGTGATGGTATTTACTCCATCACACTAAGTCTACCGGCGGGAACAGCAATTCAATACAAAGTTACACGAGGCGCTTGGACTAATGTGGAGGTGAATTCGAATGGATCGGATCTTTCCAATCGAACCCTTACGCCATCAGGCGGTGCACAAACCGTAAATCTGACGGTTCAGCGCTGGAAGGATCTATAA
- a CDS encoding alpha/beta hydrolase, protein MESCLFIHGFTGGEHEISPLSQFMEQHNYRSRTFTLKGHGGSRNDLLHSDRHDWQQSAEDELTELLKTNDGVHLIGFSTGALIASHLSVRYKPWIKSLTLLSTPVFPLNPVEIIKTLASFSMLKTYISKFSSTPPKATREFQRLVRESFSVYPHIETPTLIVQGKRDHLVKTRSADYLRHHMIKATQKQVLMVDNSGHMVCHCEEKDRIMNEVLQFIQSTGR, encoded by the coding sequence ATGGAAAGTTGTTTATTTATTCATGGCTTTACCGGAGGTGAGCATGAAATCTCTCCCTTGTCCCAGTTTATGGAGCAGCATAATTATCGTTCCAGAACATTTACCCTAAAGGGGCACGGGGGCAGCAGGAATGATTTACTGCATTCGGATCGACATGATTGGCAGCAAAGTGCTGAGGATGAATTAACAGAGCTGTTAAAGACAAATGACGGAGTTCATCTGATCGGTTTTTCAACCGGTGCTCTTATTGCTTCACATCTCTCAGTGCGCTATAAACCTTGGATTAAATCTCTCACTTTGTTGTCTACCCCTGTGTTTCCGCTGAATCCTGTAGAAATTATTAAGACCCTTGCGAGCTTTTCCATGCTAAAAACTTATATTAGTAAATTCAGTTCAACGCCTCCAAAAGCAACTCGAGAGTTCCAGCGACTGGTTCGTGAAAGCTTTTCTGTTTATCCGCATATTGAGACTCCAACCCTGATCGTGCAAGGGAAACGGGATCATCTAGTGAAGACTAGAAGCGCCGATTACCTACGTCATCATATGATCAAGGCGACCCAAAAACAGGTGCTGATGGTCGACAACAGTGGTCATATGGTGTGCCATTGTGAAGAGAAGGACCGAATTATGAATGAAGTCTTGCAGTTTATTCAGAGTACAGGACGTTGA
- a CDS encoding DUF6385 domain-containing protein produces MNEIHNGLELKKRSKIKHKKTQGNRSRNPQPFLPPNGRRNRRKVTISPLFSEHQFIGFPVSSSISPLPWQKSGTKTMISYAVMNQGDHPVSVRLEISPNSLDSFIDSEEIVAAKEMKVLVPSRFLKWTRISASTQQPTGLGKIDVYVQAQSIGMS; encoded by the coding sequence GTGAATGAAATCCATAACGGTCTGGAACTAAAAAAGCGCAGCAAAATAAAACACAAAAAAACACAGGGGAATCGCTCTCGAAATCCGCAACCTTTTCTACCTCCAAATGGTCGAAGAAACCGCCGTAAGGTCACGATCAGTCCTTTATTTTCCGAGCATCAATTTATCGGATTCCCCGTTTCCAGCTCCATTTCGCCTCTGCCTTGGCAAAAAAGCGGAACTAAAACGATGATCTCTTACGCAGTTATGAACCAAGGAGACCACCCTGTTAGCGTCCGCTTGGAGATTAGTCCGAACAGTCTTGATTCTTTTATAGATTCAGAAGAGATCGTGGCCGCAAAAGAAATGAAGGTGCTAGTGCCAAGCAGATTTTTAAAGTGGACTCGGATATCCGCCTCCACGCAACAGCCAACGGGTTTAGGCAAAATTGATGTATACGTCCAAGCCCAGTCTATAGGTATGAGTTAA
- a CDS encoding DUF6385 domain-containing protein, producing MPNYSSFQANPDNLRTLIFGRDASLIDHPLTTDPGGNLTTIILDGTISNILGATITAGTLSSAGTVTNILNGTITSVLGATITAGTLSSAGTVTNILNGTITSVLGATITAGTLSSAGTITNILDGTITSVLGATITAGTITSVLGATITAGTLSSAGTITNILDGTITSVLGATITAGTITSVLGATITAGTLSSAGTVTNILNGTITSVLGATITAGTLSSAGTITNILDGTITNVLGATITAGTLSSAGTVTNLLNGTITSVLGATITAGTLSSAGTVTNLLNGTITSVLGATITAGTLSSAGTITNILDGTITNVLGATITAGTLSSAGTVTNLLNGTITSVLGATITAGTLSSVTSISQRSFIEQTTTGIATANAYTPLPAVTTSVLGTYSFFINNTGANPVNTRVEISADGTNYFVDTTGDNPLAAGSIDVIVPARFLKYTRLSYQSTNAGAASTINVSFNAQGT from the coding sequence TTGCCTAACTACAGCTCTTTTCAAGCTAATCCCGATAATCTACGAACGCTTATTTTTGGCCGGGATGCCTCGCTGATTGATCATCCGCTTACTACAGATCCAGGCGGAAATCTAACGACAATTATCCTAGATGGTACGATTTCCAATATACTCGGAGCTACCATCACTGCGGGTACTTTGTCCTCAGCAGGAACAGTTACTAACATTCTTAACGGGACTATCACTAGCGTACTCGGGGCTACCATCACAGCGGGTACCTTGTCTTCCGCAGGTACGGTTACCAACATTCTTAACGGGACTATTACTAGCGTACTCGGAGCTACCATCACAGCTGGTACTTTGTCCTCCGCAGGAACCATTACTAACATTCTCGATGGCACGATTACCAGCGTGCTCGGAGCTACGATCACTGCCGGGACTATTACTAGTGTACTAGGCGCAACCATTACCGCTGGTACTTTGTCCTCCGCAGGAACCATTACTAACATTCTCGATGGCACGATTACCAGCGTGCTCGGAGCTACGATCACTGCCGGGACTATTACTAGTGTACTAGGCGCAACCATTACCGCTGGTACTTTGTCCTCAGCAGGAACAGTTACCAATATCCTTAATGGGACCATTACTAGTGTGCTAGGAGCTACAATCACTGCGGGTACCTTGTCTTCCGCAGGTACCATTACTAACATTCTCGATGGCACGATTACTAACGTACTTGGAGCTACCATCACTGCCGGTACTTTGTCTTCGGCTGGTACGGTAACCAATCTCTTAAACGGGACCATTACCAGCGTGCTCGGAGCCACCATTACGGCTGGTACTTTGTCTTCCGCAGGTACGGTCACCAACCTCTTAAACGGGACCATTACCAGCGTGCTCGGAGCTACGATCACTGCGGGTACTCTGTCCTCAGCAGGTACCATTACTAACATTCTCGATGGCACGATTACTAACGTACTTGGAGCCACCATCACAGCTGGTACTTTGTCTTCAGCAGGTACGGTTACCAACCTCTTAAACGGCACCATTACCAGCGTGCTCGGAGCCACCATCACAGCCGGTACACTCAGTAGTGTGACCTCTATTTCACAACGCAGCTTTATCGAACAGACGACGACGGGTATTGCAACTGCTAATGCCTATACTCCACTGCCAGCAGTGACTACGAGCGTATTGGGGACCTATTCCTTTTTCATCAATAACACTGGAGCTAACCCAGTCAACACACGAGTTGAAATCAGTGCTGACGGAACGAACTATTTCGTCGATACCACAGGAGATAATCCTTTAGCAGCAGGTTCTATCGATGTCATAGTTCCGGCAAGATTCCTGAAATATACACGCTTATCCTATCAATCAACGAATGCAGGAGCCGCCTCAACAATCAATGTAAGTTTCAACGCGCAGGGAACGTAA
- a CDS encoding glycosyltransferase: protein MNNITLGVHLIVNNEADLLPHCLTSVAGVDEIVVIDTGSTDESIAISQAHGARVFQREWTENFAAARNEGLDQADTDWILVLDADERLQTPLPELRSLLQNTQAQAFTVHIDNWLGVRPEDKVKHSAVRLFRNGQGYRYSGRIHEGIDAAILKSHNISAIEHSDIEIEHFGYMPEIMARKNKIKRNEQLLRLALAEQPEDPFHSYNLAVTCCQDGRLLEAETLLRQTLHHVPLEASYRPTMIRDLCKIYLAQGKTNIIDPLLLPELERYEDYSDLHFLLGQSLESQGLLERAFQAYQRAASISGDQVNQKYVSEQGMNTFRPLYRLGLISERLELQEDAARFYHRALQHHSLYRPALQGIASAFQRLAVTDEEIATLLIQLVPPTNAAQRAAIIDSLFAINANEAITNLSRDTFPLELETANWMISSLIITGKLEDAYTTIRQMASLATQDNHDLEYLKKWATLWAICSWSLFGEFHNDLLTYVPDELRFGLQYIQKCHQQQKVDPVEAEVDPLTLHSSFISDLIEQSVKLHQPALSEALVNLFPTFRSELAAALYKEGNRNAAGEHFIRLVSDQAADAKVLFYIGEMVFDKGHYTEASEWFQQALEQMPEHEAARVVLALCYLQQAKLSMEDALNSLDAANVHGPLQTDIGAIHKSIFLLNRTPWHTQWSFRQSEGRAAK, encoded by the coding sequence GTGAACAATATTACGCTTGGCGTCCACCTCATCGTTAACAATGAAGCTGATCTTCTGCCCCACTGTCTCACAAGCGTAGCAGGTGTTGACGAGATTGTGGTCATAGATACAGGCTCTACTGACGAATCCATAGCTATTTCCCAAGCGCACGGGGCTAGAGTATTCCAACGGGAATGGACAGAAAACTTTGCTGCAGCACGTAACGAAGGTCTCGATCAGGCGGATACCGATTGGATTCTAGTCCTTGATGCCGATGAACGCCTACAAACTCCACTTCCGGAACTCCGCAGCCTCCTGCAAAACACGCAAGCTCAGGCTTTTACAGTACACATTGATAATTGGCTTGGCGTTCGGCCTGAAGATAAGGTAAAGCACAGTGCGGTTCGTTTATTCCGAAATGGACAGGGTTATCGATATAGCGGAAGAATTCATGAAGGAATTGACGCTGCAATCCTTAAATCACATAACATCTCGGCGATTGAGCATAGTGATATTGAGATTGAACACTTCGGATATATGCCGGAAATCATGGCACGAAAAAATAAAATCAAACGCAATGAACAGCTGCTGCGACTCGCTTTAGCCGAACAACCGGAAGATCCTTTTCACTCGTATAATTTAGCAGTCACCTGCTGTCAGGACGGTCGTCTTCTGGAAGCAGAGACATTACTTCGCCAGACCCTTCACCATGTGCCACTTGAAGCTTCCTACCGTCCTACGATGATTAGAGATCTCTGTAAAATTTATCTGGCTCAAGGAAAAACCAATATCATAGATCCCTTGCTGTTGCCTGAATTGGAGCGTTATGAGGATTACTCTGACCTGCATTTTTTATTAGGCCAATCTTTGGAGAGTCAAGGTTTGTTAGAACGTGCTTTTCAAGCTTATCAGCGTGCAGCATCCATTTCTGGAGATCAGGTTAATCAAAAATATGTATCTGAGCAAGGGATGAACACCTTCCGCCCACTTTATCGACTAGGATTAATCTCAGAGCGGCTTGAGCTTCAGGAGGACGCTGCGAGATTCTACCACCGTGCGCTTCAACACCACTCTTTATATAGGCCTGCCTTGCAGGGAATAGCTTCTGCTTTTCAACGCTTAGCTGTAACCGATGAGGAGATTGCCACCTTGCTGATACAACTCGTCCCCCCAACTAATGCTGCCCAACGAGCTGCGATTATTGACAGTTTATTTGCGATAAATGCTAATGAGGCCATCACTAACTTATCCCGAGACACTTTTCCCTTGGAATTAGAGACGGCAAATTGGATGATCTCTTCGCTCATCATTACCGGCAAGCTGGAAGACGCCTATACAACGATAAGACAAATGGCCTCCTTAGCTACGCAAGATAACCATGATTTAGAATATCTGAAAAAGTGGGCTACCCTCTGGGCTATTTGCTCTTGGTCGCTTTTTGGAGAATTCCACAATGACCTGCTAACCTATGTACCAGACGAACTTCGCTTCGGACTGCAATACATTCAGAAGTGCCACCAGCAACAAAAGGTAGATCCCGTCGAAGCAGAGGTAGATCCATTAACATTACATTCCTCATTCATTTCAGATTTGATCGAACAATCAGTAAAACTACACCAGCCCGCGTTAAGCGAAGCTTTGGTAAATTTGTTCCCTACCTTTCGGTCTGAATTAGCCGCAGCATTATATAAAGAAGGGAATAGGAATGCGGCAGGCGAGCATTTTATCAGGTTAGTTAGCGATCAAGCGGCTGATGCGAAGGTTCTTTTTTATATAGGTGAGATGGTCTTTGACAAGGGGCATTACACGGAAGCCAGTGAATGGTTTCAACAAGCGCTGGAGCAAATGCCTGAGCATGAGGCTGCCCGAGTGGTTTTAGCACTCTGTTACCTTCAGCAAGCGAAGCTTAGCATGGAGGATGCTCTGAACAGCTTGGATGCAGCTAACGTCCACGGTCCACTGCAAACGGATATTGGTGCCATCCATAAATCCATCTTTTTACTAAATCGTACACCGTGGCACACACAGTGGAGCTTCCGCCAGAGCGAGGGGAGGGCAGCCAAATGA